AAACTGAGCAGAGTCTGCCCCTGCTCCCTTGCCCATTCCCCGAGAGCGGCCATGAGCACGGCCCAGGGACGCCGCGCGGCTTCCGGTTTCCAGAAAATGTCTCCGAAATCCGAATATGCCTGCTCGGGAAGATCGATCCCCATTCGGTCCGACCCCAAAGTCAAATCCTCGAACACGGCCTGCGGCTTGTCGCGCCACACGCTGCGGGCGCTCTCCTCGGTCCGGCAGATGAACCGCAGCGGCCATTTCATGCCGCTCTCGCGCGTCTCGGCCTCCAAGGCGTCGCGCCATCCCTGCTCCACATCCTCCAGACGGGAACGCAGAACTTCGCCCGAAGCCAGAATGTACGCGGCATCCGGCGGAAACATGTCTTCAAGCCCGCCTCGATCCGAGTAGAACAGGCCGGGCCAGATGTTGCCGTCCCCGACTTCGAGCCGTTCGCCAAGATGATGCTCCTCGGCAGAACTGATTTCCCCGGTGGTACGAAGTCTGGACCAGTGTTCCCGGGCCTGCCCGGCACAGGGCTCCATGCCCATGCCCGGAGCCACGGGCAGAATCACCACCTCGTCGAGCTCGGTTCTGGACCGCTGCGTGGCCGAATCGAAAAGTCGCACGCCCTCAAGGGTATCGCCAAAGAATTCCAGACGAAGCGGCATGGGATAGCCCGGAGCGTGAATGTCCAGAATATCGCCGCGCATGGCCATGTCTCCACAGCCGGAAACCAGCTTGCGACGGGTATAGCCCCAGGCCACGGCCTGCTCCATGAGCAGTTCCGGGGACATGTCGTCCCCCTTGGACAGGGAAATCCAGTTGCCCTGCAAGATGCGGCGCGGCGGCCAGTACGGCAGCAGATTGTCCACGGTCAGAAGAACGCCGCACGGCTTGCGTCCGTATTCCAGAGAATACAGCGCGGCCCAGCGCTCGCCCCAGGCTTCGGCATCGGGCTGCTTGGGAAGATACGGCGGAAACACGGCCCAACCGCGCTCCCAGACCGGAGCTTCTCCGGCCTTGCCCGGGGCCATGAGCCCCAGCAGGGCACGGGTCTCCCGAAATTCTCGGGCACCTGGCACGACCACAACGCAATTCCTGCCGCGCGACAACAGCGTCTGCGCGAACAGGGCCTGCGTTCCGGGACCGCTCTTGAAAATGCGGAGTGAATTGAGCCGACCGGAAAGGAACTCGGCGGCCTCTTTGGGAAAAACGATTGCCATAACTGAATAGTGTTTGTGGGAAAAAAGAAAAACCGCCCTTTCCCTACCGGGTTCAAGGGCGGCTTGTCACCAGAAAAAACACCGTGTCGTCAGACAGCGGCCAGTGCATCACGTTCTTCGCCGCTGAGCAGCAGGTTCAAATCCAGCAGGATGAGCAGCCTGTCCTCCAGCTTGCCGACACCTTCTATGTATTCGGAATCCATGCCGGAAACCACGGGCGGCGGCGGCTGAACCGAGTTGGCGGGAATGCGAAGCACCTCGGACACCGAATCCACGACAAAACCGACGATCATCATGTCGATTTCCATGACAATAATCCGCGTATACTTGTCGTGTTCCTTGGACTCCTGACCGAACCGGCGGCGCAGGTCCACGATGGGAATGACCTTGCCGCGCAGATTGATCACCCCTTCCACGAACTCGGGAGCTCTGGGCACCTTGGTGATCTCCATGGTCCGGATTATTTCCTGGACGCGGAGAATATCGACGCCGAACTCCTCTTCACCAATGCTGAACGTGACCAGTTGAATCAATT
Above is a window of Pseudodesulfovibrio tunisiensis DNA encoding:
- a CDS encoding chemotaxis protein CheW, translating into MDFQPEETEVREVDQKLIQLVTFSIGEEEFGVDILRVQEIIRTMEITKVPRAPEFVEGVINLRGKVIPIVDLRRRFGQESKEHDKYTRIIVMEIDMMIVGFVVDSVSEVLRIPANSVQPPPPVVSGMDSEYIEGVGKLEDRLLILLDLNLLLSGEERDALAAV